The Methanobacterium sp. region TAAAATAACACCATCATTCAATACATTGTTGATAAAAGAATAACCTTCTTTAGCTTGCTTTTTAAAGCGAGATTTTTTCATATCTTTTGCTGATATAAGTTTACCATATTTAAGTAAAAGTGGAAATGATACTTCTACCAGTTCATCAAGGTCAACATCTCCCACCACCAAAATATCAATATCAGATTCTTCTCGGGCTTCTCCTCTGGCAACAGATCCAAATAAAATTATGGTTTCCACCCTGTCCTTATATCTGCGGAGGATTTCTTTTACAAATTCATACACTTCCTCCGGATATTTTTCAGGAGTTTTCATGTTGTTATTATATATGATGCTGTTTTAATAAAACTTTTTATGTAGATGATAGGGATATCTCCGATAATTTTTCCCTATTCCCTCATTCACAAATAGCATATAATTCCTTTTTAATATAGCCTTTGCTCGTAGCAATTGCGTTTTCGGCTCTACGTTCATCTCGATAACCTCTACATCCATAACAAGGTCACTGGATAAAAGACTTCAAAATACAGAATTTGATGTGGAATTACTGTAATGATATTATCAAATATATCATAAAACTTCATAAATTAGACCATGTTCACTATTTATAGTAGAATCCACACACAATAAAATAATATTACAGGGGCATGATTTATGCACAGCTTAAAAATTAAACCCTCAAATGCGTAGCATTTGGGGCATGTAAAAACTTCCGGTTTTTACGGCCACAAAAACTTCGTTTTTGTGAGCACCAAAAATCTTTCGAATGAAAGATTTTTGAGTGAAAGATGGAAAAAAAGTTACCATCATCACTAAAAAGACTGAAATTGAGCCTGAACTCCGCCCTGAATTTATAGAGAAGATTAAAAGGCGAGAAAAGCAAAAACCTGTTAAATATGACTTTTAAATACTATTTTTTATCTTTTCGGATGTGTCTTGTTAAAAGAATAACATTTTAAGGTAAAAAATATATAAATTAATAACTAATTACTGGGTGATATAATGGGAAACGTAATTTCAGAAACTTATGACCGAGAATATTCATTATTAGAATCTATAAAATACTCTAATGTCAGAAGACCTGAAATAGAATCATCTAGTTTAATCTCTACTTTTGATAAATTATTTTTTGATATATTGAAACCTCAATTAACTGATGATGATAAAAAAGAGCTTTTCAACCAAATTGAAGAATTTTGCATTGATAATATTAGATTAGAGTACAAAAGAACTACTCATTTAGACCCTATGGAATTTTTTGTCTGGCATTTAAGCATTTTTATGGTTATTCAATCTTTCATTAAGATAGTAGAATCTAAATACAATTTAGAACATGAAAAAGAAATAAAAGATATATTCAGTAA contains the following coding sequences:
- a CDS encoding nucleotidyltransferase domain-containing protein; its protein translation is MKTPEKYPEEVYEFVKEILRRYKDRVETIILFGSVARGEAREESDIDILVVGDVDLDELVEVSFPLLLKYGKLISAKDMKKSRFKKQAKEGYSFINNVLNDGVILYERMGKASGEG